Part of the Pseudomonas oryzicola genome is shown below.
ACGACGACGCCTTCGACGGCGAAAAAAGCAAAACCCAGATCAAGCGTGAACTGCATGCGCTGGTCGAACTCGGCGAGCGCCTTACCACGCTCAAGGCCGATACCCTGGCCCGCCTGCCGTTGACCGACGAGTTGCGCAAGGCCTTGGCCGAGGCCGGCAAGCACACCGCTCATGGTGCCCGCAAACGGCATATGTCGTTCGTCGGCAAGCTCATGCGCGTGCAAGACCTGGATGCCATCCACGCCCTGCTCGAACAGATGGACAGTTCCACTCGCCAGTACAACGAGCGCTTCCATAACCTTGAGCGCTGGCGCGACCGGTTGATCGACGGTAACGACGAAGATCTCGAGCGCTTCGTCAACGAATACCCCGATACCGACCGCCAGCAGTTGCGCTCGCTGGTGCGCCATGCCAAGCACGAAAAGGCGCGGAACAAGCCGCCGGCTGCCGCACGCAAGGTGTTCAAGTACATCCGCGACCTCGACGAACTGCAGCGCGGCCTGCGCTGAGTCCTTGAGGGCCGCTTTGCGGCTGTGTGGGAGCGGGCTTGTCGAAGTGCCGACAAGCCCGCTCCCACAACGGACCGCGAGGTCGTCACGCCCCGGTACCACCCACGGTGATCGCATCCAGTTTCAAGGTCGGCTGGCCGACCCCGACCGGCACCGACTGCCCGTCCTTGCCACAGGTCCCTACCCCGCTGTCCAGTGCCAGGTCGTTACCGACCATCGACACCCGGCTCATCGCCTCCGGCCCATTGCCGATCAGGGTCGCGCCCTTGACCGGCGCGGTAATCCTGCCGTCTTCGATCAGGTAGGCCTCACTGGTCGAGAACACGAACTTGCCGCTGGTGATATCCACCTGACCACCACCCAGGTTGGCACAGTAGATGCCTTTCTTCACCGAAGCGATGATTTCCTGCGGGTCGCTTTCGCCAGCACGCATATAGGTGTTGGTCATGCGTGGCATCGGCAGGTGCGCGTAGGATTCGCGGCGGCCGTTGCCGGTCACCGCCATACCCATCAGGCGGGCGTTCAGCTTGTCCTGCATGTAGCCTTTGAGCACACCGTTTTCGATCAGGGTGGTGCACTCGGTCGGTGTACCTTCATCATCCACGCTCAGCGAGCCACGGCGGCCTTCCAAGGTACCGTCGTCAACGATGGTACACAGGCTCGATGCCACTTTCTCACCAATGCGGCCACTGAACGCGGAGCTGCCCTTGCGGTTGAAGTCGCCTTCCAGGCCATGGCCGACCGCCTCGTGCAGCAGCACGCCCGACCAGCCCGACCCCAGCACCACCGGCAAGGTACCAGCCGGCGCCGGGATAGCCTCCAGGTTTACCAGGGCCTGGCGCAGCGCCTCGCGGGCATAGCCCATTACCCGTTCTTCAGTGAAGAAACGGTAGTCGGTACGCCCGCCACCGCCCTGCCCGCCTCGTTCACGACGGCCGTTCTGCTCGACGATGACGCTGACGTTGAAACGCACCAGCGGGCGCACATCGGCGGCCAGGCTGCCATCGGCGGCCGCGATCAAGATGCGCTCCCAGACCCCAGCCATGCTCACGCTGACCTGCTGAATGCGCGGATCGAGGGCCCGGGTGGCGACGTCGACACGCTTGAGCAGCTCGACCTTCTCGGCGCGGCTCAGCACATCCAGCGGGTTGTCCGCCGGGTACAGGGCGGTCACATCCTGGCTTCGGAAAGCCTGCACCTTGCCGTTCTGCCCGGCGCGCGAAATCGAACGGGCGGCGCGGGCTGCCGAAGTCAACGCCTCGAGGTTGATTGCGTTGCTGTAGGCGAAGCCGGTCTTTTCACCGGATTGGGCACGCACGCCCACACCCTGGTCCAGGTTGAAGCTGCCTTCCTTGACGATGCCGTCTTCCAGCGCCCAGGTTTCCGAGATCTGGCCCTGGAAATACAGATCGGCGGCATCGATGCCGGGGCCGGCCAACTCACCGAGCACGCTCTGCAGGCTGTCCACGGTCAAGCCGCCTGGGGCCAGGAGATGTTCGCTGACGGTGGATAACATCTGGCTCATAGTCACTCCGAGGTGTGCGCAGGCCGCAATGCGTCCTGCGAGAAGAAGCGCCGGTGCGACAGCACCGGCATGCGCGCCCGGATGGACGCTTGTTCGTCGATGTTGCGCTCGGCCAGCAGTACCGCTTCGCCTTGCGCCTGTTCCGCGACGATGCGCCCCCAGGGGTCGACTATCGCCGCATGGCCATGGGTTTCCCGTGGCCCCGGGTGAGTGCCGCCCTGCGCCGCTGCCAGCAGGTAGCACTGGGTTTCGATGGCACGGGCGCGCACCAGCACTTCCCAGTGCGCCGCACCCGTTACTGCGGTAAAGGCAGCCGGCGCCGTGATCAGCTCTGCACCTGCTGCACGCAGTGCACTGTACAGCTCGGGAAAGCGCAGGTCGTAACACACGCTCAGCCCCAGGCGCCCTACCGGCGTATCGGCCACCACCACCTGTGCACCATGGGCGTAGTCGTCAGACTCCCGGTAACGGCCACGGTTGTCGGCAACGTCCACATCGAACAGGTGCAGCTTGTCATAGCGTGCCACCACCTCGCCGTACTCGTCGATCAGCAGCGAACAGGCATGAGCCTTGGCCTCGGGCTGCCCGACCGGCGGCAATGGCAGGGTACCGGCGACAATCCATAACCTGAGGGCGCGGGCGGTGCGTTTCAACCATGGCAGGATAGGCCCTTCGCCCAATGCTTCGGTGCGGCCAATGGCAGCGGCATCCTTGCGCCCCATGGCGGCGAAGTTTTCCGGCAGCACGGCCAGACGCGCGCCGCCGAGTGCCGCCTGCTCCAGCAGGGCACCGGCGCGTTGCAGGTTGGCCAGCACATCGTCCTGACTGACCATCTGGATGACCGCTGCCTTCATGGCTACTCCTGGCGGGATTTCTCGAAAGGTTTCACAAATGTGATTCTAGGCTCTTTCCATGGCCCTTCGACACGGTAGTGCACACTGGCAAAACGCGACACGCGCTCACCAATCAACCGGTCGACCAGGAACAGCGCCCCGCCAACCGCTGGCGCGCCGACAATCAGCGCCGCCAATGGCAGGTTGTTGGTCACTGGCAGGCTCACTTGCAGGTTGGCATCGACCCGGTCGTTCACCATGTCCAGCGTGCCATCCAGCTCGAAATTGCTCGACGGGCCAGTCACAGTGATGGGCTCGCGGGTCACGTAGACACCATCGCTGGCCACCAGCAGGCCTTTGACCCGGTCGTAGGCCAGGCCCTTGTCGAACAGGTCGGAGAAGTCCAGGCGCAGGCGTCGGCCAATCGAGTTGAAATTGAGCAGGCCAAATACCCGCAGCGCCTGGGCGCTGCCTTCGACCTCGACGAACTGGCCGGTGCGCAGCGCCGCATCCATGCTGCCGGAGAAGCGCTTGAGGCCGACTGCTGCCGGCGAACCCGGCCAGCGGCCATCGACATCCAGGCGGAAGTCGCGGCTGGTCACGGTCGGGGCAAAGCCCCAGGCCTTGAGCACATCGGCCAGGTTCTTGCCGTCCAGACGCCCCTTGTACCAGCTGCTGGTGCTGCCCGGTTCGCCTTCCCAGCCGCCGCCACCGTTGATATGCAGGCCTTTGAAGGCCAGATCGATATCGCTGGCGGTCACACCATGCGCGGTCGGGCGCAACTTCAGCGATGCGCTGCCGAACAGGTCGTCACCGCGGTACAGCTTGTCGATGCTCAGGTTCAACGCCGGGACCTTGCGCGGGTCGAATGCAGCCAGCGGGTCCAGGCCCTCTTCCGCCCGCTGCTCAGCAGCGCTGGCAGCCGGCAGGCGCAAGGTCTGCAGGCGCACGACCAGCGGCGCACCCTGGGCATCCGGCAGCCGGGCGTTGCCGATGACTTCCTTGCTGTCCAGACGCAGGTCCCAAGCCGGGCCACCGCGGACCAGGCGCACCACGGCCTGGTTCAGGTCCATGCCGAAAGCCTTCAACTGGCCGATGCTCAAATCGACACCCTGCAGGTTATGCCGCGCGCTGTCGCCTGGGTTGTCGCCAGCCAGGCGTGCGGCCTGTTCTTGCCAGGGCGCCAGGTCCAGCGCCTCCAGGTGGCCGCGCACACGCAAGCCTTGGCCGCCAGGCAGCTGCGCATCACCGCTGCCCAGCACAAGCTCACCACGGCCCTGAGCCAGCTTGTCGGCCGGGGCTGCATAGGCAAAGCGGGCAAGATCAGCGTATGCAGCATCGAAGCGCCGCTCTGGCCCCTGCAAAGTCATGCTGAACCGGCTGTCACGGGCCTCGGCCGCTGCCTTGCCGAACGGTGCCGGCAAGTCGATCGCCAGGCCCTTGAGGCTGGAGTTGACGCTCAGGCGGTTGTCGCGGCTCCCCAGGCTGAGCTGCAACCGGTACGGCAGCTCGCCGGAGGCCGGCAAGGCCTGCTTGAACTGCAACCAGTCGGCCAGCGCCTTGAGCGGCACCTGGCCATTGGCATTGATGCGGGTCTGCATCTGCCCTGGCTGGCCTTCGGCGGTGATTTGCGCCGTCACCGGTTTGCCGAAAGCCTGCAGGCTGATGCCCTTGCCACTCAGGCCCTGGTCGAAATCGAAGCTGAAGTTACCCTTCAGATTGCTCAGTTCCAGGCTTGGTGGCGCCACCTTCAGCTGTGCATCGTGGGTGGCGAATTCCACCTGCACTTTCGGCCGTTGCCCGTGAGCCAGCGGGATGTCGAGCCTGACCTTACCCTGGAGTGGTCCCTCGCCCTCCCAGCCGGCGAAAATCTCGCCCGTGCCGATAGGCGCTTCCTTGAGAATCTTCAGGCCATCGCCGAGGCTGCCGTCGAAGGCGCCATCGAGGTACAGGTGGCTGGGCTGGCCCGCCTCGGCATGCGGGATATTTACACTCACATCGCTGACTTTGGTATCGAGCAGTACACCACGCTGGGCCTTGATGCGCACACCGCTGTCCTCGATCAGCACATCGCCATCCACGTGCTGCACCTGCGGCCAGCCGGGCTGGAAGTCCAGCGCCGCATCACGCACCTTGAAGAACAGGCTGATGCTGCGCGCTTCCGGCGCCACGCCATGGTTCAGCGAGCCCTGGTACTGGAAGTAACCTTCATCCACCGTGCCCTTGACGATGGCACTGCGCAACCATTCATCGAGGGCCGGGCTGAGTACCTCGGGCAGGTACTTGGCGGTGTAGCGGCCATCGCCTTCGGTCAGGCCGACACGCAGATCCATATAATCCTCCCGCCCCTCTTCGAACAGCAGGCGGATCAGGAAGTCACCGGCGATCTTGCCCTCCTCGCCAAGTACCTTGAGGTACGGCGCGATCAGGGTGAAACCTTGCTGGTCCAGGGTCCAGGTCAGGCGCGCATTGGCCTTCTGGTAATGCCAGGGTTTGGCGAAAATCGGGTACAGATGCAGCATGAACGCGTCGGTGTCCAGGCGCAGCTCGCCATGGCCCAGGTCACCGCTGATGCTGCCGCTGACGTTACCGGCAGCCGGCG
Proteins encoded:
- the tldD gene encoding metalloprotease TldD, whose amino-acid sequence is MSQMLSTVSEHLLAPGGLTVDSLQSVLGELAGPGIDAADLYFQGQISETWALEDGIVKEGSFNLDQGVGVRAQSGEKTGFAYSNAINLEALTSAARAARSISRAGQNGKVQAFRSQDVTALYPADNPLDVLSRAEKVELLKRVDVATRALDPRIQQVSVSMAGVWERILIAAADGSLAADVRPLVRFNVSVIVEQNGRRERGGQGGGGRTDYRFFTEERVMGYAREALRQALVNLEAIPAPAGTLPVVLGSGWSGVLLHEAVGHGLEGDFNRKGSSAFSGRIGEKVASSLCTIVDDGTLEGRRGSLSVDDEGTPTECTTLIENGVLKGYMQDKLNARLMGMAVTGNGRRESYAHLPMPRMTNTYMRAGESDPQEIIASVKKGIYCANLGGGQVDITSGKFVFSTSEAYLIEDGRITAPVKGATLIGNGPEAMSRVSMVGNDLALDSGVGTCGKDGQSVPVGVGQPTLKLDAITVGGTGA
- the yjgA gene encoding ribosome biogenesis factor YjgA, with translation MVDSNDDAFDGEKSKTQIKRELHALVELGERLTTLKADTLARLPLTDELRKALAEAGKHTAHGARKRHMSFVGKLMRVQDLDAIHALLEQMDSSTRQYNERFHNLERWRDRLIDGNDEDLERFVNEYPDTDRQQLRSLVRHAKHEKARNKPPAAARKVFKYIRDLDELQRGLR
- a CDS encoding YhdP family protein, with amino-acid sequence MGRLNHVLVALTRWGLGICALLAVLVALYVSLGRELVPLVAEYRADVQSKAEQALGLPVHVGALEGRWSGLAPVLRVRDLQLGEGASALRLDDVKVVPDIWASLTAGEVRLARIQLGGLQLILRESEQGNWALEGLPKKDDAPLDPAELLQRLRQLGRIDVFDSQVTLHPWQREPLTLTYVSAGLQAGASRQALDLRATLPDGQPLALNLRSSASASTWRDGQFEAYLSLPQSDWARWLPPRLLGQWHADALRAGGEFWVDWQEGQLQQAVVRLNAPALQGAYAGRKAAKLHNLALGAWFQRREQGFDVVLDSLAMDIGKTRWESHLQLQQRPGESAADESWQLQADRLDLTPLTPLIDALAPLPDKVMAVVDGLKVTGALRNVRLEARPKAEGDQRLQFAANLEKVGFDAYHNAPAAGNVSGSISGDLGHGELRLDTDAFMLHLYPIFAKPWHYQKANARLTWTLDQQGFTLIAPYLKVLGEEGKIAGDFLIRLLFEEGREDYMDLRVGLTEGDGRYTAKYLPEVLSPALDEWLRSAIVKGTVDEGYFQYQGSLNHGVAPEARSISLFFKVRDAALDFQPGWPQVQHVDGDVLIEDSGVRIKAQRGVLLDTKVSDVSVNIPHAEAGQPSHLYLDGAFDGSLGDGLKILKEAPIGTGEIFAGWEGEGPLQGKVRLDIPLAHGQRPKVQVEFATHDAQLKVAPPSLELSNLKGNFSFDFDQGLSGKGISLQAFGKPVTAQITAEGQPGQMQTRINANGQVPLKALADWLQFKQALPASGELPYRLQLSLGSRDNRLSVNSSLKGLAIDLPAPFGKAAAEARDSRFSMTLQGPERRFDAAYADLARFAYAAPADKLAQGRGELVLGSGDAQLPGGQGLRVRGHLEALDLAPWQEQAARLAGDNPGDSARHNLQGVDLSIGQLKAFGMDLNQAVVRLVRGGPAWDLRLDSKEVIGNARLPDAQGAPLVVRLQTLRLPAASAAEQRAEEGLDPLAAFDPRKVPALNLSIDKLYRGDDLFGSASLKLRPTAHGVTASDIDLAFKGLHINGGGGWEGEPGSTSSWYKGRLDGKNLADVLKAWGFAPTVTSRDFRLDVDGRWPGSPAAVGLKRFSGSMDAALRTGQFVEVEGSAQALRVFGLLNFNSIGRRLRLDFSDLFDKGLAYDRVKGLLVASDGVYVTREPITVTGPSSNFELDGTLDMVNDRVDANLQVSLPVTNNLPLAALIVGAPAVGGALFLVDRLIGERVSRFASVHYRVEGPWKEPRITFVKPFEKSRQE
- a CDS encoding carbon-nitrogen hydrolase family protein, with the protein product MKAAVIQMVSQDDVLANLQRAGALLEQAALGGARLAVLPENFAAMGRKDAAAIGRTEALGEGPILPWLKRTARALRLWIVAGTLPLPPVGQPEAKAHACSLLIDEYGEVVARYDKLHLFDVDVADNRGRYRESDDYAHGAQVVVADTPVGRLGLSVCYDLRFPELYSALRAAGAELITAPAAFTAVTGAAHWEVLVRARAIETQCYLLAAAQGGTHPGPRETHGHAAIVDPWGRIVAEQAQGEAVLLAERNIDEQASIRARMPVLSHRRFFSQDALRPAHTSE